One Acetobacter ghanensis DNA window includes the following coding sequences:
- a CDS encoding YoaK family protein — MKRFHFLLVQNLPMPDAQTPLTPIAVSARRILVLGILAGHVDALSFAHLGGLFASAMTGNTTHLSAALTHANWHYAVRLTCVLGIFFGTAFLVSLGRLRWGVTKSIGLMVLLLVIVQAAQFSPHARLAELVLLPALMAVQGASFARFSGNAIQTVVITSNMLKCASALASAVAVHCKSTRAAPPAPGAIVLPALSWGGFACGALIGALALLWGTPMPFLWPLPWLAILYIDIKRAGARN; from the coding sequence TTGAAGCGGTTCCACTTTCTGCTGGTCCAAAACCTGCCCATGCCAGATGCCCAGACACCTTTAACTCCCATAGCTGTTTCCGCGCGCCGTATTCTGGTGCTTGGTATTCTGGCGGGGCATGTGGATGCACTCAGCTTTGCCCATCTGGGAGGGCTATTTGCCAGCGCCATGACCGGCAACACCACGCATCTGTCCGCGGCACTCACCCATGCCAACTGGCATTACGCCGTACGGCTGACCTGTGTGCTGGGCATTTTTTTTGGCACGGCTTTTCTGGTCAGCCTTGGCCGCCTGCGCTGGGGTGTAACCAAAAGCATCGGGCTCATGGTGCTGTTGCTGGTTATTGTGCAAGCTGCGCAGTTCTCCCCTCATGCACGCCTTGCCGAGCTTGTGCTGCTGCCTGCCCTTATGGCTGTGCAGGGGGCAAGCTTTGCCCGTTTTTCCGGCAACGCCATTCAAACCGTGGTTATTACCAGTAACATGCTCAAATGCGCCTCTGCTCTGGCATCTGCCGTGGCCGTACACTGCAAAAGCACCAGAGCCGCACCACCTGCACCCGGCGCCATTGTGCTACCTGCCCTCTCATGGGGTGGGTTTGCCTGTGGAGCGCTTATTGGCGCGCTGGCCCTGCTATGGGGGACGCCCATGCCTTTTCTGTGGCCATTACCGTGGCTGGCTATTCTTTATATTGACATAAAGCGGGCAGGAGCCAGAAACTAA
- a CDS encoding YggT family protein — MFLLFMVLTRILEIYCWILLISCIFVNLYAFGILDSRNQLVWKIGMFLERLTEPVLAPVRRVLPTPGGVDFSPMVVLLGIQYIVQPLLVDIFRALILH; from the coding sequence GTGTTTTTGCTCTTCATGGTGCTGACGCGGATACTGGAGATTTATTGCTGGATTCTCCTCATATCCTGCATTTTTGTTAATTTGTATGCGTTTGGCATACTGGATAGCCGCAACCAGCTGGTCTGGAAGATTGGCATGTTTTTGGAACGGTTGACCGAACCTGTTCTTGCGCCCGTCAGGCGTGTGCTACCAACACCGGGGGGAGTGGACTTTAGCCCCATGGTGGTGCTGCTGGGTATTCAGTACATCGTGCAGCCGCTGCTGGTAGATATTTTCCGCGCGCTTATCCTGCATTAG
- a CDS encoding (2Fe-2S)-binding protein, with amino-acid sequence MLTLNINGQSHQVDVDPDTPLLWVLRDVLGMNATKFGCGIAQCGACTVHMDGRAVRACNLPVGLIGDQHISTLEGLDTTDPVAKAVQTAWIALDVVQCGYCQPGQIMAAVALLRSVPHPTDEQIDSAMSANLCRCGTYMRIRAAIHHAAGELA; translated from the coding sequence ATGCTGACCCTGAACATAAACGGACAATCCCACCAGGTGGATGTCGATCCAGACACCCCTCTTCTGTGGGTTCTGCGCGATGTTCTGGGCATGAACGCCACCAAATTTGGCTGTGGCATAGCGCAGTGCGGCGCCTGCACCGTGCATATGGATGGCCGCGCCGTACGGGCCTGTAACCTGCCTGTGGGCCTTATTGGGGACCAGCACATCAGCACATTGGAAGGGCTGGACACCACAGACCCCGTGGCAAAAGCCGTGCAGACCGCTTGGATTGCGCTGGATGTGGTACAGTGCGGCTATTGCCAACCCGGGCAGATTATGGCCGCCGTTGCCCTGCTACGCAGTGTTCCCCACCCAACGGATGAGCAGATAGACAGCGCCATGTCCGCCAACCTGTGCCGTTGCGGCACCTATATGCGTATCCGCGCCGCAATCCACCATGCGGCAGGAGAACTGGCATGA
- a CDS encoding xanthine dehydrogenase family protein molybdopterin-binding subunit has product MTSHTVPNASRRQLLGAGGALLLATLWPVPRGRAQSSPRPEQGMLVENAPGAFAPNAYIRITADNRITLILPNVEMGQGIYTSSVMLIAEELGIDLPQVDIEAAPPGAGAEITGGSTSVMTEWLPLRQAGAAARSMLVQAAATRWHAAPEDCITRSTTIIHVPTKRTLPFGAVVADAAALPVPQKPALKDPASYTLLGRSQHRIDSAIKVEGRAIFGMDVQIPGQKIGTVAACPVEGGTLSGMNKQAALAVRGVLAVLVNEPGNTVCVVAEHYWAARKGLRALKPQWHYGPNAHVTTQTIYDQLHDGLTGPAIVANTKGDAPAILAHAPTTHTAIYQQPLLAHAPMEPINCTAHVRTDGCDVWTGTQIADRARDTAAELTGLPKEKITVHCQYIGGGFGRRLEHEYVTQCIQFARQVPYPLKIIWSREEDLTRDRYRPAYVDQMTAALDDKGFITALTHRIVGPAVVARWDPPELTKDGYDEDLSVATVITPYTYPAYRLEFARREAPGIVTAWWRGVGGTRGLFVVEGFIDELAHRAGMDPVAYRRAMLAENPRALAVLDRAAHAAGWDTPIPQGRARGVAVQFAFGSYMATIAEVEMPSPDTVIIHRVTAVVDCGRVLNPDQVVSQIEGGLIFGFSAALYNEITLEGGRVQQNNFNTWRVMRMNEAPRQINVLLMPSTEDPGGIGEVGTAAAAPVLANAMSAAQGRRYRTLPLLSPRNGADGKEQG; this is encoded by the coding sequence ATGACATCTCACACCGTTCCCAACGCCAGCCGTCGGCAGCTTCTGGGGGCCGGAGGCGCGCTCCTGCTGGCTACCCTGTGGCCCGTCCCACGTGGGCGAGCACAATCCTCCCCCCGGCCCGAGCAGGGTATGCTGGTGGAAAACGCACCGGGAGCCTTTGCCCCCAACGCCTATATCCGCATTACAGCAGACAACCGCATAACGCTCATCCTCCCTAATGTGGAAATGGGTCAGGGCATTTACACCTCATCCGTCATGCTGATTGCCGAAGAACTGGGCATAGATCTGCCGCAGGTGGATATTGAAGCAGCGCCGCCCGGTGCCGGGGCCGAAATTACGGGTGGCTCCACTTCCGTCATGACCGAGTGGCTACCGCTGCGTCAGGCTGGGGCAGCAGCACGGAGTATGCTGGTTCAGGCCGCTGCCACGCGCTGGCACGCCGCACCGGAGGACTGCATAACCCGCTCCACCACCATTATTCATGTGCCCACCAAACGCACACTGCCCTTTGGTGCAGTGGTTGCGGATGCTGCCGCCCTGCCCGTGCCGCAAAAACCAGCACTCAAGGACCCGGCCAGCTATACCCTTCTGGGCCGCTCCCAACATCGGATAGACAGCGCCATAAAGGTTGAAGGACGCGCCATTTTTGGCATGGACGTTCAGATTCCGGGACAAAAAATTGGCACCGTGGCCGCCTGCCCCGTGGAGGGTGGCACCCTGTCCGGCATGAACAAGCAGGCTGCGCTAGCCGTTCGGGGCGTACTGGCCGTTCTGGTCAACGAACCCGGCAACACCGTATGCGTGGTGGCCGAGCATTACTGGGCCGCACGCAAGGGCCTGCGCGCCCTCAAGCCCCAATGGCATTATGGCCCCAATGCCCACGTAACCACCCAGACCATTTACGACCAGTTGCACGATGGGCTGACCGGGCCGGCCATTGTTGCCAATACCAAGGGGGATGCCCCGGCCATTCTGGCCCATGCGCCCACAACGCACACCGCCATCTACCAACAGCCCCTGCTGGCCCATGCCCCCATGGAGCCCATAAACTGCACGGCGCATGTCCGCACCGATGGGTGCGACGTATGGACCGGCACGCAGATTGCCGACCGTGCGCGGGACACAGCCGCAGAGCTGACCGGCCTGCCCAAAGAGAAAATAACCGTCCACTGCCAGTATATTGGTGGGGGCTTTGGCCGCAGGCTGGAGCATGAATATGTCACCCAGTGCATTCAGTTTGCCCGGCAGGTGCCCTACCCGCTCAAAATCATCTGGAGCCGTGAGGAGGACCTGACGCGGGACCGCTACCGCCCCGCCTATGTGGACCAGATGACCGCAGCACTGGATGACAAAGGCTTTATTACCGCCCTGACTCACCGCATTGTCGGCCCCGCCGTGGTGGCACGCTGGGACCCGCCAGAACTGACCAAGGACGGATATGACGAGGACCTTTCGGTCGCCACCGTCATCACCCCTTACACTTACCCTGCCTACAGGCTGGAATTTGCCCGGCGGGAAGCCCCCGGCATTGTAACCGCATGGTGGCGCGGCGTTGGCGGCACACGGGGCCTGTTTGTGGTTGAAGGGTTTATTGACGAACTGGCCCACCGCGCAGGCATGGACCCCGTAGCCTACCGGCGCGCCATGCTGGCCGAAAACCCGCGTGCTCTGGCCGTGCTGGACAGAGCCGCACACGCAGCCGGATGGGACACTCCCATACCACAAGGGCGCGCACGCGGCGTGGCCGTGCAGTTTGCCTTTGGTTCCTACATGGCCACCATTGCAGAGGTGGAAATGCCCAGCCCCGACACGGTCATTATCCACCGCGTAACTGCTGTGGTGGATTGTGGGCGTGTGCTCAACCCCGATCAGGTTGTCTCGCAGATCGAAGGCGGGCTGATCTTTGGCTTTAGCGCCGCCCTGTATAATGAAATTACGTTGGAAGGCGGCCGGGTGCAGCAAAACAACTTCAACACATGGCGCGTCATGCGCATGAACGAAGCGCCCCGCCAGATTAATGTCCTGCTTATGCCCAGCACGGAAGACCCCGGCGGCATTGGTGAAGTTGGTACGGCGGCGGCTGCCCCCGTGCTGGCCAACGCCATGTCTGCCGCACAGGGGCGGCGTTACCGTACGCTGCCTCTTCTCTCCCCCCGCAATGGGGCAGACGGCAAGGAGCAAGGCTGA
- a CDS encoding cytochrome c yields MPTRHTPYLLGMLAGVALLAANPAHAATSAANVENGRYLAHAADCEVCHTAEGGTPYAGGRAFNLPGIGVIYSPNITPDKAAGIGAWTDQQFVDAVRKGISPGWKHLYPAMPYPAYARMTDAQVRDMRAYLATLPPSSNKTPANSLKFPFSIRSFMVFWNVLNGPASTYPDDPGKSAEWNRGRYLVEGPGHCGDCHTPRTFSFGLDSSKALGGSVVNGWRAYNLTSDKQSGLGAWTDEELAQYLSTGHADGHGTASGDMADVIGHSLRYLNAQDIHAMVVYLRSIPPLHTAADTVETRTPAAGDATLPQNTRGARLYASACAGCHMPDGTGRQSSFATITGARSLGADNGRNLVQVLVQGSGMQTATGVQIMPHFIGGGLSDHDLADIASFVMTHFTTATPTNMERAVQNARQAP; encoded by the coding sequence ATGCCCACACGCCACACACCTTACCTGCTGGGCATGCTTGCGGGTGTAGCCCTGCTGGCAGCCAACCCGGCCCATGCCGCCACATCCGCCGCTAATGTGGAAAACGGGCGGTATCTGGCCCACGCGGCAGACTGCGAGGTTTGCCATACAGCGGAAGGCGGCACGCCCTACGCTGGTGGCCGCGCCTTCAACCTGCCGGGTATTGGGGTTATCTACTCCCCCAACATCACACCGGACAAAGCGGCAGGCATTGGCGCATGGACAGACCAGCAGTTTGTAGATGCCGTGCGCAAAGGCATATCCCCCGGCTGGAAGCACCTCTACCCCGCCATGCCCTACCCCGCCTATGCCCGCATGACGGACGCACAGGTGCGGGATATGCGCGCTTATCTGGCGACCCTGCCACCTTCCTCCAACAAAACACCAGCCAACAGCCTCAAGTTTCCGTTTTCCATACGCAGTTTCATGGTGTTCTGGAACGTATTAAACGGCCCAGCCTCCACTTATCCGGATGATCCGGGCAAATCGGCGGAATGGAACCGGGGGCGGTATCTGGTGGAAGGCCCCGGCCATTGTGGAGACTGCCACACACCGCGCACCTTCTCCTTTGGGCTGGACAGTAGCAAGGCTTTGGGGGGCAGCGTGGTCAATGGCTGGCGCGCCTATAATCTGACGTCAGACAAACAGAGCGGCCTAGGCGCATGGACGGATGAGGAACTGGCCCAGTACCTTTCCACCGGCCATGCAGATGGGCACGGCACGGCGTCGGGGGATATGGCGGATGTGATCGGCCATAGCCTGCGCTACCTGAACGCGCAGGATATTCACGCCATGGTGGTCTATCTGCGCAGTATTCCCCCGCTCCACACGGCAGCGGATACGGTGGAAACCAGAACTCCTGCCGCGGGGGACGCCACATTACCCCAGAACACGCGTGGCGCGCGCCTGTATGCCTCTGCTTGCGCCGGGTGCCACATGCCAGACGGTACAGGCCGCCAGTCCAGCTTTGCCACCATAACCGGGGCGCGCTCACTGGGGGCCGATAACGGGCGCAACCTTGTACAGGTATTGGTGCAAGGGAGCGGTATGCAAACCGCCACAGGTGTGCAGATTATGCCGCACTTTATTGGCGGAGGCCTTAGCGACCATGATCTGGCCGATATTGCCAGCTTTGTCATGACTCACTTCACCACGGCCACCCCCACCAACATGGAACGGGCCGTGCAAAACGCCAGACAGGCCCCTTAA
- a CDS encoding LysR family transcriptional regulator: MDSLKLAQLRFFCAVMEEGSIVAASRRLNCVASNVTARLRELEQVVNQPLFLREKGRLIETPAGRAFYDEAREVVRQASALEHFFEPDVPRGLLRLGALDVALRHFLPQKLPSFMQACPDVELHLLKRASYTLEQMLMAREIDLALTDGPIEHPLLESRLAFTEHLRLVAPAHVADFAQINWAETDVLLFNTDCYYRSVFENWMRRNGIVPRRVQTIESYHVIFSCVQAGLGVCCCPDVMLPVAYAQGLHVMTPPDLPEAPVYSVWRRDGTMPLLMRLVEHLSAAAV; this comes from the coding sequence ATGGACAGCCTCAAACTTGCGCAGCTCCGGTTTTTTTGCGCGGTCATGGAGGAGGGGTCGATTGTGGCCGCCTCCCGCCGCCTCAACTGCGTTGCATCCAACGTAACGGCTCGGTTGCGGGAGCTGGAGCAGGTTGTTAACCAGCCGTTGTTCCTGCGGGAAAAAGGCCGGTTAATTGAAACGCCAGCAGGCCGGGCTTTTTATGATGAGGCGCGGGAGGTTGTGCGCCAGGCTTCGGCTCTGGAGCATTTTTTTGAACCCGACGTGCCGCGTGGTCTGCTCCGGCTGGGGGCGCTGGATGTGGCGTTGCGCCATTTTCTGCCCCAAAAGCTCCCCTCCTTCATGCAGGCCTGCCCGGATGTGGAACTGCATCTGCTTAAACGGGCCAGTTACACGCTGGAGCAGATGCTGATGGCGCGGGAGATTGATCTGGCTCTGACCGATGGCCCGATTGAACACCCGTTGCTGGAAAGTCGTCTGGCTTTTACGGAACATCTCCGCCTTGTGGCCCCGGCACATGTGGCTGACTTTGCCCAGATCAACTGGGCAGAAACGGATGTTCTGCTGTTTAATACGGATTGTTATTACCGCAGCGTGTTTGAAAACTGGATGCGCAGGAACGGCATTGTGCCAAGGCGTGTGCAGACTATCGAGTCCTACCACGTTATTTTTTCCTGCGTGCAGGCAGGGCTAGGGGTCTGCTGCTGCCCGGATGTAATGTTGCCTGTTGCCTACGCGCAGGGGTTGCACGTTATGACCCCGCCAGATCTGCCAGAAGCCCCGGTGTACAGCGTATGGCGGCGAGATGGCACAATGCCGCTGCTTATGCGCCTTGTGGAGCATCTGAGCGCAGCCGCGGTTTAG
- a CDS encoding aldo/keto reductase, whose product MSIPELTLTDGRSFPLIAFGTYKLNGAAGVKSMISALDVGYRALDSAFNYENEGAVGEAVRKSGHKRENLSIASKLPGRHHKYDEALTCIEESLYRAGLEYYDLYFIHWPNPSKGLYVEAWQALIEAQKRGYVRSIAVCNFLTEHLDKLKQETGILPVINQIELSPYFPQDDMRAYHKKHGIVTEGWSPIGRGGKILSDDLIGRIAKRLGKTPAQVVLRWHVQVGSVPIPKASHRERQIENMSVFDFELTEQDMKDIATLARPDGRSFGQDPATYEEF is encoded by the coding sequence AAACTAAACGGCGCGGCAGGTGTTAAAAGCATGATCAGCGCGTTGGATGTGGGCTACCGCGCGCTGGACAGTGCCTTTAATTACGAAAATGAAGGTGCCGTTGGCGAGGCTGTGCGCAAAAGCGGACACAAGCGCGAGAACCTGAGCATTGCATCCAAGCTGCCCGGCCGCCACCATAAGTATGACGAAGCCCTGACCTGTATTGAGGAATCCCTCTACCGTGCCGGGCTGGAGTATTACGACCTGTACTTCATTCACTGGCCCAACCCCAGCAAAGGGCTGTACGTGGAGGCATGGCAGGCGCTGATCGAAGCCCAGAAGCGGGGCTATGTGCGCTCCATTGCCGTGTGCAATTTTCTGACCGAACATCTGGACAAGCTGAAGCAGGAAACCGGCATCCTGCCCGTTATCAACCAGATCGAGCTTTCTCCCTACTTCCCGCAGGATGATATGCGGGCCTACCATAAGAAACACGGCATTGTGACCGAGGGCTGGAGCCCCATTGGCCGTGGCGGTAAAATCCTGTCGGATGATCTGATCGGCCGTATTGCCAAGCGGCTGGGCAAAACTCCTGCTCAGGTTGTGTTGCGCTGGCATGTTCAGGTTGGCTCCGTGCCCATTCCCAAAGCCTCGCACCGTGAACGGCAGATTGAGAACATGTCCGTGTTCGACTTTGAACTGACTGAACAGGATATGAAGGATATTGCCACGCTGGCCCGCCCAGATGGCCGGTCCTTTGGGCAGGACCCGGCCACGTATGAGGAGTTCTGA